One genomic window of Helicobacter canis includes the following:
- a CDS encoding DUF2147 domain-containing protein: MPDFLNFRGGYVYVFAHNGKLFAYGVKNLDNSPAKHDVYNPDKTLRQRLDKEVIFLQDLAIDGTDLHSGTSYNFQNGSTYYTKGRILPNGDLHLDFALDSYHILGKSFVWKRLSSAQVKQQELHTISTQQALETLIYNK, encoded by the coding sequence GTGCCTGATTTTCTTAACTTTAGAGGAGGGTATGTGTATGTATTTGCTCACAATGGCAAGCTATTTGCCTATGGCGTAAAAAATCTCGACAACAGCCCAGCCAAACACGATGTGTATAACCCAGATAAGACTTTGCGACAACGGCTTGATAAAGAAGTGATTTTTCTGCAAGATCTCGCCATAGATGGCACAGATCTCCACAGCGGCACTTCATATAATTTCCAAAATGGTTCGACCTACTACACAAAAGGCAGGATCCTGCCAAATGGCGATTTACACTTGGATTTTGCCCTAGATAGCTACCATATCCTTGGCAAAAGCTTTGTATGGAAGCGACTCAGTAGTGCGCAAGTCAAGCAGCAAGAGCTACACACAATCAGCACGCAACAAGCCCTAGAAACACTAATTTACAACAAATAG
- a CDS encoding RNA-binding protein, which yields MKSIYVGNLPYSTTNEQMIELFGQFGAVSSVKLINDRETGRAKGFGFVEMEDEEALKAISALDNTEFMGRKLRVNEANPRRP from the coding sequence ATGAAAAGTATCTATGTCGGCAATCTCCCTTACTCTACGACAAATGAGCAGATGATCGAACTATTTGGGCAATTTGGTGCTGTAAGCTCTGTGAAGCTTATCAATGATAGAGAGACCGGTAGGGCAAAGGGCTTTGGCTTTGTAGAAATGGAAGATGAAGAAGCTCTAAAGGCTATTAGTGCGCTTGATAACACGGAGTTTATGGGCAGAAAACTTCGTGTCAATGAAGCTAATCCACGCCGACCATAA
- a CDS encoding TSUP family transporter, producing MLDFSLYLGAQWEWVLLGLCVAFFISGFVDSIAGGGGFISTPSLLLAGIPPHLALGTNKFIVVFGTAIASWNFITHKKVLWRIVLVGIVFSTLGAYIGSKVVLLTSDSTLKNIILLLLPLAALLALMPKRFHQGRIHFCSKDIFLITPLLSLGIGFYDGYFGPGTGSFLILGFYAILRMDLLYASGCAKLINLGSGLGSLIAFILGGSVIYLLALPLIACNMLGGYLGSKLALQKGAKLVRLMVVVVFVLMFISLLVQYRF from the coding sequence ATGCTAGATTTTAGCCTATATCTTGGAGCGCAGTGGGAGTGGGTGCTGCTTGGACTTTGCGTGGCATTTTTCATCTCTGGCTTTGTGGATTCTATCGCTGGGGGTGGGGGCTTCATCTCCACGCCTAGCTTGCTTCTAGCAGGGATCCCACCTCACCTAGCACTTGGGACAAATAAATTTATCGTAGTCTTTGGCACCGCGATTGCAAGCTGGAATTTCATCACGCACAAGAAAGTTTTATGGCGTATCGTGCTAGTGGGCATTGTCTTTTCCACTCTTGGCGCGTATATCGGCTCAAAAGTCGTGCTACTCACAAGCGACAGCACGCTTAAAAACATCATTTTGCTTCTGCTCCCCCTAGCCGCACTGCTCGCGCTTATGCCTAAAAGGTTTCATCAAGGTAGAATCCACTTTTGCTCAAAAGACATTTTTCTCATCACGCCGCTTTTATCACTTGGCATAGGCTTTTATGATGGCTACTTTGGTCCGGGGACGGGGAGCTTTCTCATACTGGGATTTTACGCGATATTGCGTATGGATCTGCTCTATGCAAGTGGCTGCGCGAAGCTTATCAACCTAGGCTCTGGGCTTGGCAGCTTAATCGCCTTTATCCTAGGAGGCAGTGTGATCTACCTGCTCGCTCTCCCGCTTATCGCGTGTAATATGCTTGGTGGCTATCTAGGCTCAAAGCTCGCATTACAAAAAGGTGCAAAACTCGTGCGGCTTATGGTAGTGGTAGTCTTTGTGCTGATGTTTATCTCACTACTTGTGCAGTATAGATTCTAG
- a CDS encoding YhcH/YjgK/YiaL family protein: MAIIGKLSDMCAMFAAKDLQGIYAYLLAASKEGSCEFDRILATTGEHKVDLDSGAFAIEQSYCLKHSSQAFYETHKRYVDVQLVIKGEEIFSIAVASDCVIKDPYNAEKDLITYHPPKHSSTLHLSAGMLAVFFPYDVHSGGLGAESIGAKSVYKSVVKVPIDLLDPRL, translated from the coding sequence ATGGCAATCATCGGCAAGCTTAGTGATATGTGCGCGATGTTTGCCGCCAAAGATCTGCAAGGTATCTACGCATATTTACTTGCAGCAAGCAAAGAGGGAAGTTGTGAGTTTGATCGTATCCTTGCTACCACAGGTGAGCATAAAGTTGATTTAGATTCTGGAGCATTTGCGATCGAGCAATCCTACTGCCTAAAACACTCTTCCCAAGCATTTTACGAGACACATAAACGCTATGTCGATGTGCAGCTAGTCATCAAAGGCGAAGAGATATTTTCCATAGCTGTGGCTAGTGATTGTGTGATAAAAGACCCCTACAATGCAGAAAAAGATCTTATCACCTACCACCCACCAAAGCACAGCTCAACCCTTCATCTTAGTGCTGGAATGCTTGCAGTGTTTTTCCCTTATGATGTGCATTCTGGTGGGCTTGGAGCAGAATCCATAGGGGCAAAATCTGTCTATAAAAGCGTGGTAAAAGTCCCCATTGATCTACTAGATCCTAGGCTGTAA
- the gatC gene encoding Asp-tRNA(Asn)/Glu-tRNA(Gln) amidotransferase subunit GatC: MMIDELLLEKLQKLAMIDLSQEEAAEVASNLNEILGFIDNLSSINTDDIALSTNAKTPLRDDVPKDSNVALNVLENAPKAQDGFFIVPKII; encoded by the coding sequence ATGATGATTGATGAGTTGCTTTTAGAGAAGTTGCAGAAGCTTGCGATGATTGATTTAAGCCAAGAAGAAGCCGCAGAGGTGGCGAGCAATCTTAATGAGATTTTAGGCTTTATCGATAATCTCTCAAGTATCAATACTGATGATATAGCTTTAAGCACCAATGCCAAGACCCCCTTGCGCGATGATGTGCCTAAAGATTCTAATGTCGCTTTAAATGTGCTAGAAAATGCCCCTAAAGCTCAAGATGGGTTTTTCATCGTGCCAAAGATTATCTAG
- the traF gene encoding conjugal transfer protein TraF, whose product MKLSNLSLITSLLLGSSTLSALEFGQMGNISAGIGGAGVALKNSQWALYYNPALLAMNKKSGFAYSFGLGYKETNLSRAASIDVENLQNMPNKLADLFSGAVTIQAGTGFRAAGAKKFDPGNLGIFGEVLEGMGMKDENSMKDYLEGVATQNGITITPGSGQTTEQILQELQKHPEALEDIKHDLQESIKDTAQKHPDQSGSLGLLEGLVDGLTPENIGGLLDSAQKGDMSLDSLLQNMGGFTLMTSNDPSLNRFVKDMTTLNEMINKNDFSLSTQNGVVINIGSKKSRGTISFGLMPSAYMSATARIDPTHNQIIIQNGSSELKVEFGDGNIILGTANKGDFDKSSVLSAQAKHQLSAGSVGIVEVPLGYGHLFETPLGDIAVGLAAKYIFGTGYLYHKEGDFNSISQNITPTFDGIAQTHTFGIDAGLAYAPRFAKNLTLGFVAKNLNMPKIKTDVKSGAMTKLNTQLRAGVSYGWLNDKIVLAGDIDLMPNDTISLARPKSQMAGGGVLIDLKYFDLRLGAMYDFRNNSDEGMILTGGINLLGFLDIAVQSNLHLSQEIAGSGISVPSYLLVKVGGGFSW is encoded by the coding sequence ATGAAGCTCTCTAACTTATCACTTATCACATCACTTCTGCTAGGCTCTAGCACTCTTAGTGCGCTAGAGTTTGGACAAATGGGCAATATCTCTGCTGGGATTGGTGGAGCTGGTGTCGCACTCAAAAACTCACAATGGGCTTTGTATTACAACCCAGCTCTCCTTGCGATGAACAAAAAATCCGGCTTTGCCTATAGCTTTGGGCTAGGCTATAAAGAGACCAATCTCTCGCGTGCCGCTTCTATTGATGTAGAAAATCTCCAAAATATGCCAAACAAGCTAGCAGATCTCTTTAGCGGCGCAGTAACGATACAAGCAGGGACAGGATTCCGTGCAGCAGGAGCGAAGAAGTTTGACCCGGGCAATCTAGGGATTTTTGGCGAAGTGCTAGAGGGTATGGGTATGAAAGATGAAAATTCTATGAAAGACTACCTTGAAGGTGTCGCTACCCAAAACGGCATAACCATCACACCCGGAAGCGGACAAACCACCGAGCAGATTCTACAAGAGCTACAAAAGCACCCAGAAGCCCTTGAGGACATTAAGCACGACTTGCAAGAATCCATTAAAGACACTGCGCAAAAGCACCCTGATCAATCCGGCTCTTTGGGGCTGCTAGAAGGGCTTGTCGATGGGCTTACGCCAGAGAATATCGGCGGGCTTTTGGACTCTGCGCAAAAGGGGGATATGAGTTTAGATTCTCTCTTGCAAAATATGGGCGGCTTCACACTTATGACAAGCAATGACCCTTCACTTAATCGCTTTGTCAAAGATATGACCACGCTTAATGAAATGATCAATAAAAATGACTTTTCTCTAAGCACACAAAATGGCGTAGTGATCAACATCGGCTCCAAAAAATCGCGTGGGACGATAAGTTTTGGGCTTATGCCTAGTGCGTATATGAGTGCTACCGCTAGAATCGACCCTACGCATAATCAAATCATTATCCAAAACGGAAGCAGTGAGCTTAAAGTTGAATTTGGCGATGGCAATATCATCTTGGGCACGGCAAATAAAGGAGACTTTGATAAATCTTCTGTCCTAAGTGCTCAGGCAAAACACCAGCTAAGTGCTGGAAGTGTGGGGATCGTAGAAGTGCCTTTAGGCTATGGGCATTTGTTTGAAACACCACTTGGCGATATTGCTGTGGGCTTAGCAGCGAAATATATCTTTGGGACAGGGTATTTGTATCATAAAGAAGGGGACTTTAATAGCATTAGCCAAAATATCACGCCAACTTTTGATGGAATCGCACAGACCCACACCTTTGGGATTGATGCGGGGCTAGCATACGCCCCTCGATTTGCCAAAAATCTTACTCTAGGCTTTGTGGCAAAAAATCTCAATATGCCAAAAATTAAAACCGATGTGAAAAGCGGTGCGATGACAAAGCTCAACACCCAGCTACGCGCAGGGGTGAGCTATGGCTGGCTTAATGACAAAATCGTGCTAGCAGGGGATATTGACCTAATGCCTAATGACACTATTTCACTCGCGCGCCCTAAATCGCAAATGGCAGGCGGCGGGGTGCTAATTGATCTTAAATATTTTGATTTGCGCCTTGGAGCGATGTATGACTTCCGCAACAATAGCGATGAAGGTATGATTTTAACCGGTGGGATCAATCTGCTTGGATTCTTAGATATAGCCGTGCAGAGCAATCTCCACCTAAGCCAAGAGATCGCTGGCTCTGGGATTTCTGTGCCTAGCTACTTGCTTGTGAAAGTCGGTGGGGGCTTTAGCTGGTAG
- the uvrA gene encoding excinuclease ABC subunit UvrA, translated as MQDYIEIIGAREHNLKNIHLKIPKNKLVVFTGLSGSGKSTLAFDTLYAEGQRRYIESLSSYARQFLDRVGKPSVDKINGLTPAIAIDQKTTSKNPRSTVGTITEIYDYLRLLYARVGTQHCHLCDKPISSMTSSDIIAQVLALPSEAKMLILAPIVREKKGSFADKIQELRQKGFVRAYIDGVMVRLDEEITLAKTKKHSIKIIIDRAQNSQENAPRIAQAVEKALQESFGEVEIEYTLDDKHHLIHYSEHFACFDCKVSFEPLEPLSFSFNSPKGACESCSGLGSKYSIDLKKILNTSLPLNDGGIKVIFGFNRNYYAELFKAFCKQYGIDSTKSFDELDKTKQNTLLYGGSEEVEVIWRNSTLKRPWKGILQIAYDMFKDERDLHDYMSEKPCDACGANRLKRESLSVKIADKGIGDVITMPIEESYAFFANEKNFAYLSKQQSFIAAPILREIIERLFFLVDVGLGYLTLRRDARTISGGESQRIRIASQIGSGLTGVLYVLDEPSIGLHERDTLKLIKTLRNLQEKGNSVIVVEHDRETILHADFIVDIGPGAGALGGEVIYSGDLAGMLESSTLTAEFINRKRDISYQTNRKKEQWLSINNVSINNIKNLSTKIPLQNFVCVTGVSGSGKSSLILQTLLPVAQEMLNNARKIKKCDGVEIVGLEHLDKVIYLDQSPIGRTPRSNPATYTGTMDEIRAIFAQTKEAKILGFGVSRFSFNVRGGRCEKCQGEGEITIEMHFLPDVLVKCDLCQGSKYNAQTLQVKYKGKSIADVLAMSVDSACEFFAKIPRIHQKLKTLQDVGLGYITLGQNATTLSGGEAQRIKLAKELSRKDTGRTLYVLDEPTTGLHFGDVDRLTKVLHHLVELGNSVIVVEHNLDLIKNADYIIDMGPEGGDRGGEVILAGDVPSIVKAAPKSRSYTAKFLAKELKESKK; from the coding sequence ATGCAAGATTACATAGAAATCATCGGCGCAAGAGAGCATAATCTCAAAAATATCCACCTAAAAATCCCCAAAAATAAGCTTGTAGTCTTTACCGGGCTTAGCGGCAGCGGCAAAAGCACTCTTGCCTTTGATACGCTCTATGCTGAAGGGCAGCGGCGGTATATCGAGTCGCTATCCAGCTATGCTAGGCAGTTTTTAGACCGCGTGGGCAAGCCTAGTGTGGATAAGATTAACGGGCTAACGCCAGCTATTGCAATTGATCAAAAAACCACGAGCAAAAACCCTCGCTCCACCGTTGGCACGATCACAGAGATTTATGACTATCTGCGCTTGCTCTATGCGCGAGTAGGCACGCAGCACTGCCATTTGTGCGATAAGCCTATATCCTCTATGACTTCTAGCGATATTATCGCCCAAGTCCTAGCTCTGCCAAGCGAGGCTAAAATGCTGATTTTAGCCCCAATCGTGCGAGAGAAGAAGGGCAGCTTTGCAGATAAGATTCAAGAATTGCGGCAAAAGGGCTTTGTGCGTGCGTATATCGATGGCGTGATGGTGCGACTTGATGAGGAGATCACCCTTGCTAAGACCAAAAAGCATAGTATAAAAATCATCATCGATAGAGCCCAAAACTCCCAAGAAAACGCCCCGCGCATAGCCCAAGCCGTGGAGAAAGCCCTGCAAGAGTCCTTTGGCGAGGTGGAGATAGAATACACCCTTGATGATAAGCATCACTTAATCCACTATTCCGAGCATTTTGCTTGTTTTGATTGTAAGGTGAGCTTTGAGCCGCTTGAGCCTTTGAGCTTTTCTTTCAACTCGCCTAAGGGGGCGTGTGAGAGCTGCTCGGGGCTAGGGAGTAAATATAGCATTGATTTGAAAAAGATTTTAAACACTTCTTTGCCGCTCAATGATGGCGGGATAAAGGTCATCTTTGGCTTTAATCGCAACTACTATGCCGAGCTATTTAAGGCATTTTGCAAGCAATATGGCATAGATAGCACAAAAAGCTTTGATGAGCTAGATAAAACCAAGCAAAACACCCTGCTCTATGGCGGTAGTGAAGAAGTGGAGGTTATTTGGCGTAATAGCACGCTAAAACGCCCGTGGAAAGGGATTTTGCAAATCGCGTATGATATGTTTAAAGATGAGCGAGATTTACACGACTATATGAGTGAAAAGCCCTGTGATGCGTGCGGGGCAAACCGCTTGAAGCGCGAGTCTCTTAGCGTGAAAATCGCAGATAAAGGCATAGGCGATGTGATCACTATGCCCATTGAAGAGAGCTATGCATTTTTTGCCAATGAAAAAAACTTCGCCTATTTAAGCAAGCAGCAGAGCTTCATCGCCGCGCCGATTTTGCGCGAGATTATAGAACGGCTGTTTTTCTTAGTCGATGTGGGGCTAGGCTATCTTACCTTGCGCCGCGATGCACGCACAATAAGCGGAGGGGAAAGCCAGCGCATACGCATAGCCAGCCAGATAGGAAGCGGACTTACAGGCGTGCTGTATGTGCTAGATGAGCCAAGCATAGGACTCCACGAGCGCGATACGCTAAAGCTGATTAAAACACTGCGCAACTTGCAAGAAAAGGGCAATTCTGTCATCGTTGTAGAGCACGATAGAGAGACGATTTTGCACGCGGATTTTATTGTCGATATTGGTCCGGGGGCTGGGGCTTTAGGCGGAGAGGTGATTTATAGCGGGGATTTAGCCGGTATGCTAGAGTCTAGCACGCTTACCGCCGAGTTTATCAACCGCAAGCGCGACATCTCCTACCAAACTAATCGCAAAAAAGAGCAGTGGCTCTCTATCAACAATGTCTCCATTAACAATATCAAAAACCTTAGCACCAAAATCCCACTGCAAAACTTCGTATGTGTTACAGGTGTGAGCGGTAGTGGGAAGAGCTCTTTGATCTTGCAAACCCTACTGCCCGTAGCCCAAGAGATGTTAAACAATGCGAGAAAAATCAAAAAATGCGATGGCGTGGAGATTGTAGGGCTAGAGCATTTGGATAAAGTGATTTATCTAGATCAAAGCCCCATAGGTCGCACCCCAAGGAGCAATCCAGCCACCTACACAGGCACGATGGACGAGATCCGTGCGATTTTTGCCCAGACAAAAGAGGCAAAAATCCTAGGCTTTGGGGTATCGCGCTTTAGCTTCAATGTGCGAGGAGGGCGGTGCGAAAAATGCCAAGGAGAAGGGGAAATCACCATAGAAATGCACTTCTTGCCAGATGTGCTAGTCAAGTGCGATCTCTGCCAAGGCAGCAAATACAACGCCCAAACCCTGCAAGTCAAATACAAAGGCAAGTCCATAGCCGATGTGCTAGCAATGAGTGTAGATAGCGCGTGTGAGTTTTTCGCCAAGATCCCTAGAATCCACCAAAAGCTAAAGACCTTGCAAGATGTGGGGCTAGGCTATATCACCCTAGGGCAGAATGCCACGACACTAAGCGGCGGCGAGGCGCAGCGGATCAAGCTTGCTAAAGAGCTAAGTCGCAAAGACACTGGACGCACACTCTATGTGCTAGATGAGCCAACTACCGGGCTGCATTTTGGCGATGTGGATCGGCTCACAAAAGTGCTGCATCATCTCGTAGAGCTGGGCAATAGCGTGATTGTAGTCGAGCATAATTTGGATTTGATAAAAAACGCGGATTATATCATCGATATGGGACCTGAAGGCGGCGATAGGGGCGGAGAAGTGATCCTAGCAGGCGATGTCCCAAGCATTGTCAAAGCTGCGCCAAAATCACGCAGCTACACGGCAAAATTTTTAGCCAAAGAGCTAAAAGAGAGCAAGAAGTAA
- a CDS encoding class II 3-deoxy-7-phosphoheptulonate synthase — MAQQTQSHTKAWDRRSWRSFPIKQVPIYKDTAALESTEKELASYPPLVFAGEARMLKARFAQAQQGKAFLLQGGDCAESFSQFSGSGIRDLFKLIIQMGAILTFAGSCPIIKVGRMAGQFAKPRSADFEEVNGESLPSYRGDIINALTFDDNAREPSPQRMLQAYHQSSATLNLLRAFASGGLADLNEVHRWNLDFVKSNPLGQKYEELAESITQALGFMNACGINSSNTPTLKTTEFYTSHEALLLNYEEQLVRQDSLSGKWYDCSAHMLWIGERTRDLHGAHLEFLRGVENPVGVKIGPNATKDEILGICDILNPRNEQGRLNLIVRMGANLIEKNFPKLLESVHKEGRAILWSCDPMHGNTIKASNGYKTRAFDKILSEVKSFFAIHKACGSIAGGIHLEMTGADVTECVGGSQAITEANLATCYSTQCDPRLNATQAIELAFLVAEILKERNVDSGSFIA, encoded by the coding sequence ATGGCGCAGCAAACACAGTCTCACACAAAAGCTTGGGACAGACGCTCTTGGCGTAGCTTTCCCATTAAGCAAGTGCCTATCTATAAAGACACTGCCGCACTAGAATCCACTGAAAAAGAGCTAGCATCCTACCCGCCGCTAGTCTTTGCCGGAGAAGCAAGAATGCTCAAAGCCCGCTTCGCCCAAGCCCAGCAAGGCAAGGCATTTTTGCTGCAAGGGGGCGATTGCGCGGAGAGCTTCTCGCAGTTTAGCGGCTCTGGGATACGCGATTTGTTTAAGCTCATTATCCAAATGGGCGCGATTTTGACATTTGCAGGGAGCTGCCCTATCATCAAAGTCGGTCGTATGGCAGGGCAGTTTGCCAAGCCTAGAAGCGCGGATTTTGAAGAGGTTAATGGCGAGAGTCTGCCAAGCTACCGCGGCGATATTATCAATGCCCTAACCTTTGATGATAATGCCAGAGAGCCAAGCCCACAAAGAATGCTACAAGCCTATCACCAAAGCTCTGCCACACTCAATCTCCTGCGCGCTTTTGCTAGCGGTGGGCTAGCAGATCTTAATGAAGTGCATCGCTGGAATCTCGACTTTGTCAAGTCTAATCCGCTAGGGCAGAAATATGAAGAGCTAGCAGAGTCCATAACCCAAGCCCTAGGCTTTATGAATGCTTGCGGGATCAACTCTAGCAACACCCCCACACTGAAAACCACAGAGTTCTACACAAGCCACGAAGCCCTGCTGCTAAACTACGAAGAACAGCTTGTGCGGCAAGATAGTCTAAGTGGCAAATGGTATGACTGCAGCGCGCATATGCTATGGATAGGTGAGCGCACGCGCGATCTTCACGGAGCGCATTTGGAGTTTTTGCGTGGTGTGGAGAACCCTGTGGGCGTAAAAATCGGTCCCAATGCGACAAAAGATGAGATCTTAGGGATCTGTGATATTCTAAACCCACGCAATGAGCAAGGCAGACTCAACCTCATCGTGCGTATGGGAGCAAATTTGATAGAAAAAAACTTCCCCAAGCTTTTGGAGAGTGTGCATAAAGAGGGGCGCGCGATTTTGTGGAGCTGCGACCCAATGCATGGCAACACAATCAAAGCTAGCAATGGCTACAAAACACGCGCGTTTGATAAAATCCTAAGCGAGGTTAAAAGCTTTTTTGCTATCCATAAGGCTTGCGGTAGTATCGCAGGCGGAATCCACCTAGAAATGACCGGCGCAGATGTTACAGAATGCGTAGGTGGCTCACAAGCTATCACTGAAGCAAATCTAGCGACTTGCTACTCTACACAATGCGATCCTAGACTCAATGCCACGCAGGCAATCGAGCTTGCATTTTTGGTCGCCGAGATCCTAAAAGAGCGCAATGTCGATAGTGGCTCATTTATTGCTTAA
- a CDS encoding lactate permease LctP family transporter: MWNQIYDPLGNPWLSALVALIPIAVFFISLLVLKLKGQWAGLLTVLSAIIIAVFVYEMPMDKALWSFGYGAFYGLWPIAWIIIAAIFLYKLTVKSGYFDILRESIIAITPDQRIQVILIGFCFGAFLEGAIGFGGPVAITAALLVGLGLRPLYAAGLCLIANTAPVAFGAVGVPITAMAGAVNVPAIEISAMAGHMLPPLSLFVPFFLVFLMNGFKGVKETWPVALVAGGSFAIVQYLTAVHSGPELPDIASAVVSIICVAVFLRFWQPKNIFKFDESVGSSSTLEVKKHSTKDIVLAWLPFVLLIGVILIWTAGWFKDLFVGAGGKLSTGEIAQEAGILAASVLKFDFASLKEVIQVEPAVKEAKAVKSLFELPIINATGTSILIVALITIPLLRIKLSTAVATFGETLNEMKWAIFTIALVVGFAFVSNYSGISATLALALAQTGNAFAFFSPIVGWIGVFLTGSDTSSNLLFGTLQQLTAQQLGISEVLFLAANSVGGVVGKMISPQSIAIACAAVGLAGKESELFRFTVKYSILLVIGIGLFTYAIAFYMQWLIP; this comes from the coding sequence ATGTGGAATCAAATCTATGACCCACTAGGAAATCCTTGGCTAAGTGCGCTTGTCGCGCTTATACCTATCGCTGTATTTTTCATCTCACTGCTTGTGCTAAAGCTTAAAGGGCAGTGGGCTGGGCTCTTAACCGTGCTAAGTGCGATTATCATCGCAGTCTTTGTCTATGAAATGCCTATGGATAAGGCTCTGTGGAGCTTCGGCTATGGAGCGTTTTATGGGTTGTGGCCCATTGCTTGGATCATTATTGCTGCCATTTTTCTCTACAAGCTCACGGTGAAATCTGGGTATTTTGATATTTTGCGAGAATCTATCATCGCTATCACGCCAGATCAAAGAATCCAAGTGATTTTGATAGGATTTTGCTTTGGCGCGTTTTTGGAAGGGGCGATTGGCTTTGGCGGACCTGTGGCAATTACCGCTGCCCTGCTTGTGGGACTTGGGCTTCGCCCGCTCTATGCCGCGGGGCTATGCCTGATTGCCAACACTGCGCCTGTGGCATTTGGTGCCGTGGGTGTGCCAATCACTGCGATGGCTGGGGCAGTCAATGTGCCTGCTATTGAGATTTCTGCGATGGCTGGGCATATGCTCCCACCGCTCTCACTTTTTGTGCCATTTTTCTTAGTATTTTTGATGAATGGCTTTAAGGGCGTGAAAGAGACTTGGCCCGTAGCTTTGGTGGCTGGGGGAAGCTTTGCTATCGTGCAGTATTTGACAGCGGTGCATAGCGGACCAGAGTTGCCAGATATTGCTTCAGCAGTTGTTTCTATCATCTGTGTGGCGGTGTTTTTGCGATTCTGGCAGCCTAAAAATATCTTCAAATTTGATGAATCCGTGGGCAGTAGCTCTACGCTAGAGGTGAAAAAACACAGCACCAAAGACATCGTGCTTGCGTGGCTGCCATTTGTGCTACTTATTGGCGTGATTTTGATCTGGACAGCTGGGTGGTTTAAAGACTTATTTGTCGGTGCAGGAGGCAAGCTCTCCACAGGTGAAATCGCACAAGAAGCTGGAATCCTAGCTGCTAGCGTGCTGAAATTTGACTTCGCAAGTCTAAAAGAAGTGATCCAAGTTGAGCCAGCTGTCAAAGAAGCAAAGGCGGTGAAATCACTCTTTGAGCTTCCTATCATCAACGCCACGGGGACATCGATCCTAATCGTAGCTCTTATCACTATCCCGCTTTTGCGCATTAAACTTAGCACAGCGGTGGCGACCTTTGGTGAGACGCTTAATGAGATGAAATGGGCGATTTTCACTATCGCTTTGGTCGTGGGCTTTGCGTTTGTATCTAATTACAGCGGGATCTCTGCTACACTTGCCCTAGCTCTCGCGCAAACAGGCAATGCTTTCGCATTCTTCTCGCCTATTGTTGGCTGGATAGGGGTCTTCCTAACAGGAAGCGATACAAGCTCTAACCTACTCTTTGGCACATTGCAGCAGCTAACCGCCCAGCAGCTTGGTATCAGCGAAGTCCTATTCCTTGCAGCAAACTCTGTGGGTGGTGTTGTAGGGAAAATGATAAGCCCACAAAGTATCGCTATCGCTTGTGCGGCAGTGGGGCTAGCTGGGAAAGAATCCGAGCTCTTCCGCTTCACGGTGAAATACTCCATTTTACTTGTGATTGGTATTGGGCTTTTCACTTACGCTATTGCTTTTTATATGCAGTGGCTTATCCCATAA
- a CDS encoding alpha/beta hydrolase, with amino-acid sequence MRLITRSLWAENFVSMKLIHADHNLSTTFTSGHSVGARIYIIHGFDSNPNKNWFQWLVGELVGRDIYAKVLCLPTPENPNPSEWTRAISAQVRGDGELDERVYFVAHSLGCIATLRFIESLDSSVRVGGVVLVSGFCEELPTLPELSSFVESPLQSEKIKQIVRHRVVISARDDVIVPFSLSENLAELISADFIARDQGGHFMDIDGFRELPLVYETLLEQIRANND; translated from the coding sequence GTGCGCTTGATAACACGGAGTTTATGGGCAGAAAACTTCGTGTCAATGAAGCTAATCCACGCCGACCATAACTTATCCACTACTTTTACCAGCGGGCATAGCGTGGGGGCTAGAATCTACATTATCCACGGCTTTGACTCGAATCCCAATAAGAATTGGTTCCAATGGCTAGTTGGAGAGCTTGTTGGGCGTGATATTTATGCTAAGGTGCTGTGCCTACCTACTCCAGAAAATCCAAATCCTAGCGAATGGACACGGGCTATTTCCGCGCAGGTGCGTGGTGATGGGGAGCTTGATGAGCGTGTTTATTTTGTCGCTCATAGTTTGGGTTGTATAGCTACTTTGCGCTTTATTGAGAGTTTGGATTCTAGTGTGCGTGTTGGTGGCGTGGTGCTTGTCTCTGGATTTTGTGAAGAGCTGCCGACTTTACCAGAACTCTCATCATTTGTAGAATCCCCTTTGCAGAGCGAGAAAATCAAGCAAATCGTGCGGCATAGAGTTGTGATTAGTGCGCGTGATGATGTGATTGTGCCTTTTAGCTTGAGTGAGAATCTAGCAGAGCTAATTAGCGCGGACTTCATCGCTAGAGATCAGGGCGGGCATTTTATGGATATTGATGGATTTAGAGAGCTGCCTTTAGTATATGAGACATTGCTTGAGCAAATTCGCGCTAATAATGATTGA